AGGATAACCATAACTGCGAAGCAGAATTCCACCTGATACGTAGAGATCAAATTGTTCATTGTTCAGATTTAATATACGATTCAGGTGATAGGTAGCACGCGGTCCGATCTGAATGTCAGAATATGAATAGTTGACACCGATATAACCAAGGCTCGGTCTTTCGTAGCTGGCATACAAACCTACCCCGAGATCGTCCATAATTCCATACTCAACATTGGCATTGGCACCAAGTGAGAAAAGGCCCACGCCAATCGCAATTCTTTTGTCTCCTTTAGAGAATTGAGCGAAGGATGTTGAGTGAAAACAGATCATTGCTGTAAAGGCCAGCAATGCGATGAAAAATATTTTTTTCATGGTAAACTTTGATTAAAAGTTAGAACAACAATACAAAGGAACTTCAAAAAGAACTGCGATAAAAACAAAAACGCCCTAATTTATTATTCGGTAAAAAAAGAGGTACAATGTCAATTTCAGTCAAAGTCAATATATCCTGAAAAGCCTGAAAGACACAAAAGATTCAACGGATATTAGTCAGGTATTAAAGGAAGAAAATGCCCTGTTTCTATAATTGCAGACCCTACATTGCTATCTTTGCCGAAGAACCTACTTCACTACTTATGTCAAAAATCATTATTGCGGTAGATGGCTTTTCCAGTTGCGGAAAAAGTACTACTGCCAAAGGAGTTGCAGCCCATTTAGGGTATGCATACATAGATACCGGGGCCATGTATCGGGCGGTGACGCTACACTTTCATACCCATCATGTGGCGCTTACCAACCCCAAAGAAGTTTCGAAAGCCCTCGAAAGTATTAAAATAGACTTTAGAAGAAACCCCGAGACCGGACGAAACGAAACCTATCTCAACGGACTCAATGTAGAGGATGAGATCAGAAAGCTGTACATTGCCAATTGGGTCAGCGAGGTCAGTGCCGTTTCGGAAGTAAGACGTGCCATGGTGGCCCAACAACAACGAATGGGCAAAACCAAAGGAATCGTAATGGACGGCCGGGATATTGGAACTGTAGTGTTTCCGGAAGCGGAGCTGAAAGTATTTATGACCGCCGACCCCCATATCAGAGCCCAACGACGCCAAGTCGAATTGCTGGCTAAGGGAGAGATGCTTGATCTGGAAGATATTCTGAAAAATATTCAGAAGCGTGATCTGATCGATACAACCCGGGCCGACAGTCCTCTGATACAGGCAGAAGACGCCACGTTGGTCGATACGTCTTTTATGACGTTGGATGAACAAATTGAATTGCTGACCAATATGGCTGACGAAAAAATCAGCAGCTCAATGAGACAAAGCCGTACCGACGCATGACCGCCGATTATTTAATAGTAGGACAGGGAATCGCAGGCTCCATTCTGGCCTGGACATTGACACAGCGCGGGCATCATGTCCTGATATTGAATGACCCCACCTTGCCTGCGGCTTCCAAAGTGTCGGGCGGAATATTTAATCCGTTGACCGGCAAAAAGCTGTCGCGTACCTGGAAAGCCGATGACCTCTTTCCTTTTGCCCATGCCTTTTACGCAGATATGCAGGAGCAACTCGGTGGAGACTTTCTCCATGACTGTGATGTGTATCGACCCTATCGTTCCATTGAAGAACAAAATTCGTACCTGGCTCAAACTGCCGACCCCAACATCGCCAAGTATGTGATTGACCATACTGATGATGCAAAATTTTCGCCTTTTATTGAAAATCCGTACGGTGGCCTTCAAATCACGCAGTCAGGATGGGTGGATTGCGTGCAGATGCTCCAAAAAATTGAAGCGTATTTTGTGGATAAAAATCAATATTTGTTCGAGAGAATAGATTATAAAAAAATTGATATTCAGGAAGATGGAGTAGGGTATGGAAAGTGCAAAGTTAAAAAAATACTATTTTGTGAAGGCTATGAAGCCCGTCAGAATCCTTTTTTTAACTGGTTGCCGTTTAATCCTGTGAAAGGCCAAAGCCTCATCGCGTTTATGGAAGACTATTCGGTTCCCGAAATCATCAATCAGGGAGCCTTTGTGTTACCGATCGATGAAAAAGGAACCTGCCGTCTGGGAGCTACCTATACCTGGCACGATATTAACTGGGAAACTACCGCAGACGGTCGCGAATATCTGGAAGGGAAAATAAAGACATTTTTAAAAGCTCCTTATACCATTTTAGAACAACAGGTGGGAATCAGACCTTCGACCAAAGATCGACGACCGTTTGTGGGAATTCATCCGGAATATTCGGCACTGGGGATTTTTAACGGGCTCGGAACCAAAGGTGTAAGCCTGGCACCTTATTTTGCGAATCAGTTTGTAAAATTTTTGGAAACCGGAGAAGAAATAGACAGCGAGGCGAATATTGAGCGAATTTTTTCGTTATATTTTCGTTCTAAATAGTGTTAAGTGTGAATAATGAATGCAGGGCCAAAAGCAGATATTGCCCGTTATTTTTATTTTAACCTATCAACGCTTACTATCAACGATTAACAGGTTAGTTCTGAATATGAAAAGGTGTTTTATTACCGGATTGCTGTGGATAGGGGCTTTGATTTTGCCGGTCCTGTCGGTAGAGGCCCAAAATTATCCTTCTCAGGAGAAATTCGGCAAAAACCGGGTACAGTATCAACGTTTTGATTGGAAGATACTCAAAACCAATAATTTTGAGATTTATCATTACGGGGCAGGTACACCGCTGGCTACCCTGGCGGCTCAATATGCCGAATCCGAGTTTGACCGTATCACTGAAGCCCTTGGGTATACACCCTACAACCGAATCAAAATATTTCTGTACAATTCACCCCAAGAGCTATTACAAAGCAATATGGGCATGGCCAACAGCTCTGATTTGAGTGAGACGGAGCTGAATTTGGCAAAAGCACGATTGGAGATTGCCTTTACGGGCGATCAGATCAGTTTTCGAAAACAGCTTATCAGAGAAATTTCCCGGCTGTTTGTTTATGATATGCTTTATGGCGGAAGCCTGAAAGATGCTTTACAGAGCTCTCTTTTGCTGTCGTTGCCGGATTGGTTCATGTCGGGCATTGCGGCTTACATTGCCGAAGGATGGAGCCCCGAGCTGGATGATTACATGCGGGATGCGATTGTTCACCGTCAAATAAAAAAGCCATCCTTACTGACCGGACCGGAAGCTACTTTGGTGGGGCAGTCTATATGGAATTACATTGCCGAACGCTACGGAAAGGATAACATTTCCAACATACTTAACCTTACACGTATCATCCGTACGGAGCAAACCAGCGTTGCCAGTACATTAGGGGTATCGTTTTCGCGTTTTTTAAAAGAATGGCGAGATTTTTACAGTAATATGGCTACCGCTACCGGTGCCGGGTATAAAGACCCCACCGGTGATTGGATGAAAGAACTGGAATTGCCATTGGGTCACCTTCCCAACTCAGCCCGACTTAGCTTGGATAATCAATACGCGGCGGTCACCAATCGTAAGTCAGGACATTATACCGTAGATATTATTAATACTGATACAAGGGAGGTTACCACTGTTTTGAAAGGGAAGTACTCTGTAGAGAAGCGAACCTACCTGGGGCGCATGCCCTTGATTGCATGGAGCCGTAACAATGGGTTAGCCATTATTTCTGAAGAGAATGGAAGGGTATTTTTAGAACTGTTTGATATTGGTGACAAAGGAAAATCCAAGCTGCGTTTGAGCAGAGAGATCAGAGGAGTGAATCAAGTGGTTGATTTTGATATTTCAAACGATGGTTCTACATTGGTACTCAGTGCTGATAGCCGAGGTCAGAATGATTTGTTCCTTTTCAACATCGGCCGATCTTCATTGCTTGGCTTAACAGGTGATCTCTATGATGACCGGTACCCTCATTTTGTAGGTACGTCTTCTACGCGGGTAGTATTTTCTTCCAATCGTTTGAAAGATTCTTTGGGAGTGGCAGACAAAGGGTCTTACAAAACTGTCAAGGATAAAATGGCCCTTTTTATACACGATGGCAACCCTCGGGCTCAGAAGGTCAACAGAGTGGTTGATTCTCTGAATATCATTTCAAACGCCCGCACTATGGACGAAAACACCTTTTATTTTCTCTCAGATTATACGGGCATTAACAATTTATACAAGTATGAAGCTGATGTCAAAAGGTTAACCCCATTGACCGGCTACAATCAAAATATCCGTGATTACGATTATTTGGCTGCTTCGGGAGCATTTATAAGTGTAAATTGGTACAAAGACCGGGAAACCGCTTTTTATCAGAGACGCCTTACCCCGGTAGCCGGCGAATTGATAGCTACGCCGAGGGTACAAAGCATGTCGGGAACGACTGTTTATAAAACAGAACAGCGAAATAATCCGGCGGCAGATGCCAGTTTGATTGCTCAAATGGCCAATCCAAGAAAAATACAGCTGGATTCCGGCGAAGTGGATACTGACAACTATGAATTCGACCCTGATGTACTCAAAAGCTTTGAATATCGCCAGCGCCGGGGAACGGCTATTTCGAGTGCGGCCAATATACCCGGTCGGAATCGCAAACGGGAAAATATTGCCATAAAAGGACCCATAGATTACAAAAGTCTGTTTATCAGCAATGATGCTACCTCAGATTGGCGGATAGATCCTGTGCGGGGTTTTGGATTTGCGCAATCGCTTACTATGAATGATTTATTGGAAAATCATATTATTAAAGCGGGTTTTTTCTTAGGACTTCTTAATTTCAGGACCAATAACCTTTGGGCTGAATACGAAAATTTGGCCCACCGCATTGATTTTGGAGTACGGGTAGATCGCCAAAGCTTGTATGTTCAGCCTCCTGCCAGTCAAAAATATCGCTACAATCGCGTAGCCTTTACG
Above is a window of Runella slithyformis DSM 19594 DNA encoding:
- the cmk gene encoding (d)CMP kinase, which encodes MSKIIIAVDGFSSCGKSTTAKGVAAHLGYAYIDTGAMYRAVTLHFHTHHVALTNPKEVSKALESIKIDFRRNPETGRNETYLNGLNVEDEIRKLYIANWVSEVSAVSEVRRAMVAQQQRMGKTKGIVMDGRDIGTVVFPEAELKVFMTADPHIRAQRRQVELLAKGEMLDLEDILKNIQKRDLIDTTRADSPLIQAEDATLVDTSFMTLDEQIELLTNMADEKISSSMRQSRTDA
- a CDS encoding NAD(P)/FAD-dependent oxidoreductase; the protein is MTADYLIVGQGIAGSILAWTLTQRGHHVLILNDPTLPAASKVSGGIFNPLTGKKLSRTWKADDLFPFAHAFYADMQEQLGGDFLHDCDVYRPYRSIEEQNSYLAQTADPNIAKYVIDHTDDAKFSPFIENPYGGLQITQSGWVDCVQMLQKIEAYFVDKNQYLFERIDYKKIDIQEDGVGYGKCKVKKILFCEGYEARQNPFFNWLPFNPVKGQSLIAFMEDYSVPEIINQGAFVLPIDEKGTCRLGATYTWHDINWETTADGREYLEGKIKTFLKAPYTILEQQVGIRPSTKDRRPFVGIHPEYSALGIFNGLGTKGVSLAPYFANQFVKFLETGEEIDSEANIERIFSLYFRSK